Sequence from the Helianthus annuus cultivar XRQ/B chromosome 13, HanXRQr2.0-SUNRISE, whole genome shotgun sequence genome:
TTATACCTCGGAGCCACTAATCTGATGCTGAACAACCGAAATAGACCGCATATTCCTCAATCACTATCCGAAACAACCCTTGCTGCACTACCAACATCATCACCGTAATTTCTCTTAGACACAGACCTCCCACGCCTCTTAGAACAAATTCACACTATCACCACCACCAGAAACAACAACCGAATTACCACCATTCAGACACCTCGAAACGGACCTCGGATAAATGGCTTAATATGTTATATTGATTTAAGCTTCCTTTTCTCCGATTGGCATATGCTCATTTAGACCTTGTTATATCGCATCGAATAAATGGCTTATTATATTGAATTTTGGGTGAAACTGGGATTTggggattagggtttttgatgaAAGAGAGACTGGGTAGCTTTGTTGAAACACAGAACATGGTTGGGGAAGGAGAAATGGAGGGGGTAAAGAAGTGAAAAGGTTGGTCACGTAAACTAAATAAATTAAAGTGTGACTATAGAATAAGTATAGCCACATTTTTTTACGGTCACAGTTGATAATGTTTAGCCACTTAAAAAAACTTATAAGTGACTAAATAACCAATACTCTTTAAGTGGTTTATATAAATCATCATTTAGCCATATCATTAAAAACCTATTATGATGGTTAGTAATATTTGGCCACACTTTTCTATCGTGGCTAGTGATTgtcatatttttttataaaaagtgtgactaaaggttttaaaaaaaatgtgtttcCGTCAcattaattaaaaaattaaacaaaTACCGTGACAATAGGTTATATTTGGCCACATTTTTTAAGCTGTGGCTAGACATGCTAGTAACTGTCACACATTTTCTTAAAAATGTGGCTAAAGGTTTCGAACCGGTATACAATTGTCACGTTAATAATAAATTGTGTGGCTAGaagtattttaaaatattataaatgACCTTTAGTCACACATTTTCTCATATGTGTGGCAGGGCGGTTTTGGAAAAAATGTGGCTAAAGCCCAGTTTTGACGTAGGCAATTTCATTGTCTAATTACTGGTTAATTACGTTGCAAAATAATCAAAAGTAGTGGAGAGAGAAACACATATGGTTACATATGTTGGTTCAGGCCCCACTCACTACACACTCTAATTCACACACAAATACTTACGTATAAAATGTGTATAATTGGAAGAAGATATATGAACGGACTGTTCTATTAGAATGAATAATCGGTTACACAGAAACCTATGCATACATGAATTTAAATAGTAAATAACAAACAACCTAATTCTAACATTACGGCTAACGTGCATTAAATTAACCCACGTTCTCCATTTCTTTTGCATCACACCAACGACACCATTCAATCTCTAAAAAGTCGGTCAAATCATATACAACTTCTCACCCATGACACGTCAAACCCGTAGTGCTAAACCGTGACCCATAAACAGTCCGAAACATCAAGATTATACCAACAACATACCTGTCTTGTGTATCATATTCAAAACAATAGATAAAATGCGTTATGAGGTTCTCAACATATTACATATTAGTGGTTCTGAAATGATCACCAACctcacatattatatatataattattaggCAGAGTTATGTATCCTTTTAACTGAATTTACTTTTACCAGATTTTGAACAAACACTTACTTCTAGTAATTGGAGAAGAGATTGGAAAAGGCCTTTATATTCCTCTGTGATAATATCTAAAGAgatatatatgtatttttcatTTCTGTTGTCCAAAGTTTCTCAGTTTTTAGAAGCTTTTAAAGCTTTAATCTCTAAACAACTTATTTCTCAAAGTAACTAGCTAGCTTTATAAAATCAAAAATCTGTAACTACTCCGATGTATGTGGCAGCCTGAATCTAATCACAGCTGATATTTGGAGTGGTATCAACAAATTCTCCTTGAGTGTTTTTGCAGTAAGCAAGATCTTCACCTCCAGTAATATGTATGTTGTTTGTCACGATATTAGTGCATTTGTGTATCTCACTGCAATTGAAAATAATCCCAAGCTTTGATGCTGAAGATCCGTATATATTCGTATATGTCACGTCGCTCACTTGTACTGCTTCTAATTCCGATGGCTAATACAGTTAAGAATAAATAATTACATGTCCATTACGAACTAAGAACTAGATTGTTGTTATAGAATACAAGACTTACCTGTAGTGGGCAAACAACATTTTCAGAATGGGGGCAGTAATGTTGATCAATTATGATTGGATTTTTGACATTAACAAGATTAATGTCCTGAAATCGGATCCCCTTAGCATACCCGGTCCCATTCTACGATACAAAGAAAGAAATTATATAAAATGGTGTTTTAAAATTTATTAGAGTGATGTATCAAATTATATGTAATATTACCGGTACTGTCTTGATTCGTAATCCATTTTTCGTTCCTGTGATGTTACAGTTTTGTACTAGTACTTGTTCAACGGTGTCATGACCCCCATTTTCCCCAAGGCTTCCGATGCTGCCAAAACACATACATTGGTACCAAGGATCGTTAGATGCTCTAAACCATGAAATAATTCAGACAAGCTTAAAAACTTTCGGGTTAATCGGTACTGTCTTGATTCCTAATATCATGATACGTATTGAATAGCAGGAAATTGTTGGGTTAATCGGTTCGTTTACGGGTCACGGGTCGGCACGTTATTGAGTCATGGGTCCAACATACGGGTCATGTGTGAAGGATCAATAGAATGGATCAAGTTATAGAGCCGGGTATATACAACACCAGCTTTTATAATAGATAATAAACTCCGCTAACATATGTATTCAATCTAATTTGTGTTAAAATGATGATCAAGCTAAAAAGATTTTGGTACCTTATGCCATGACCAGGTCCACAGAACACATTTGTCACATTAATATCAACAACGCCACCATTGATAGCCACACAATCGTCACCTATTTATGTGTCTCGCAATAATTAAACAGTACATCGATCATAGATGAATGTTAGTCGCTATTAAGTAAGACGTATAAATTCTGTACCAGTTTGAATACTAGAGTCATGGATATTAACATGTGAGGAAGCACTGATGTCAATCCCATCAGTATTGGGGCTGTTTTCGGGTGCTATGATTTGAAGATTTCCGATATCAGCATCTTGGCATTCCTTAATACTAATATGAAGAGATGGGCTGTTAATATGTGTTGTGTCTTTCAGACGAAGACCCGGGCACCCGATAAAATGTAAAGCCTAAAATGTATAATGAGTATCTATAAGGTTATAATTCCAGATAAATAAAAAGAAACCTAATCAGATACATTCTCCTATTGAGAATAAAAAAATCATAACAAATGCTTTAAATGACAATTCTTTTCAAGTTTATCTCTAATAACATTCATTATAATTCAACACTAAAATGGGAAAGGCAGATATCTTACTGTTGGACGATCACAAGTTTCAGTTTTCTCCTGCATGAAGAAACAATGAGTCCAGATCTTTTTATGCTAATTACTTGATGTGATATTAATGAAACCAAACTCGAATAAGAAACTTAACCTTTATTCCCCACCAGGCCAAGCCCTGCCCATCAAATTGGCCAGGTCCTTCAATGGTGAGTCCTTTAACAGATACAAAATATATCCAAAACCGTCTCTGTATACAATCTGTCCATCCATCGAGTGTTTTTGGGGCCGTGATAGCGCCCAAAAGCTACCAGtcaaaaaagaaaaataacatgTTCAGATTCTATAGAAGTTATAAACAATTTAGGGGTGTTCGCCGATTTTGGTTTGAGGATCGTTACTGAGTTCATTTTTGATTTTCGCTCCAACAGAATAACCtgaatataatttttaatttatttttaccATAATTTCTTATGGGATTGGGCTAAATAATGTTGGACTTATATCGTTGGCATAATTCCGATAGAGTTTCAAGGGTGGAAAAGATTGGAGCCAAGAATCCAAAATCGGAAGAACAAAAAGATAGAGTTTGAATTTCAAGTTTAAAGGACAACTTCACGAGAAAACTCTTTTTTCGTGAAAAAACCA
This genomic interval carries:
- the LOC110901227 gene encoding probable polygalacturonase At3g15720 → YGAKGDGTTDDSQAFLQAWADLCGDASGDPTLIIPSGMTFLISPLKFVGSSCKSPNINIKALHFIGCPGLRLKDTTHINSPSLHISIKECQDADIGNLQIIAPENSPNTDGIDISASSHVNIHDSSIQTGDDCVAINGGVVDINVTNVFCGPGHGISIGSLGENGGHDTVEQVLVQNCNITGTKNGLRIKTVPNGTGYAKGIRFQDINLVNVKNPIIIDQHYCPHSENPSELEAVQVSDVTYTNIYGSSASKLGIIFNCSEIHKCTNIVTNNIHITGGEDLAYCKNTQGEFVDTTPNISCD